One stretch of Pseudoalteromonas shioyasakiensis DNA includes these proteins:
- a CDS encoding efflux RND transporter periplasmic adaptor subunit — translation MRLPFAPAKLSLSALLLVSAPLLLQGCSEAPEQQQGQMHPAAVATMTMETHDAPFTIELPATLSGSKEVEVRARVTGILESRNFEEGQRVEQGQSLFTIDLEPYQLAVDRAQAALDGAKAALVQADRDVKRLAKLRAEKSVSQRDYDNASSANDIAKTDLAAAKVALKEAQLNLEYAQVKAPVAGVMGREFVSEGTYVSGPDLLLTQMTQFDPIRIRFGLSEREQLQMRQDVKNGSLTLPEQGHWKTQIKLQDGSLYGQTGEVNFSDVRINPNTGTSEFQAIIPNPDFQLRPGQFVRVELSGAVRKNAFIVPQRAVLDNGTGKFVYVVSKNEQGMDVALPAPVTVGEWIKKPENEQYQNFWLIRSGLKEGDQVIVDGMARIFFPGMPVNVGKPAANSSHAE, via the coding sequence ATGCGTCTGCCTTTCGCACCTGCCAAATTATCATTATCTGCGTTGTTACTTGTGTCTGCACCCTTGCTACTGCAAGGTTGTTCTGAAGCGCCAGAGCAGCAACAGGGTCAAATGCACCCAGCAGCTGTCGCTACTATGACTATGGAAACACACGATGCACCTTTTACTATTGAGCTGCCAGCAACGCTGTCTGGTTCAAAAGAAGTTGAAGTTCGAGCCCGTGTTACCGGAATCCTTGAATCACGTAACTTTGAAGAAGGTCAGCGTGTCGAACAAGGCCAATCTCTGTTTACTATTGATCTTGAACCTTACCAACTTGCGGTTGATCGTGCGCAAGCTGCACTTGATGGTGCAAAAGCAGCGCTTGTTCAAGCTGATCGTGACGTTAAACGATTAGCTAAACTACGTGCCGAAAAATCTGTTTCACAACGCGATTACGATAACGCTAGTTCAGCTAATGATATTGCAAAAACTGATTTAGCCGCTGCAAAGGTTGCGTTAAAAGAAGCCCAACTTAATCTTGAATATGCGCAAGTGAAAGCCCCTGTCGCAGGTGTAATGGGACGTGAGTTTGTCTCGGAAGGAACTTATGTTTCTGGCCCAGATTTACTACTGACTCAAATGACTCAATTTGACCCTATTCGTATTCGTTTTGGCTTATCTGAGCGTGAACAACTGCAAATGCGTCAAGATGTTAAAAATGGCTCACTGACGTTACCTGAGCAAGGCCATTGGAAAACACAAATTAAACTCCAAGACGGCTCTTTATACGGACAAACCGGTGAAGTTAACTTCTCTGATGTGCGTATTAATCCAAACACAGGTACCAGTGAGTTTCAGGCAATTATTCCTAACCCTGATTTTCAACTTCGCCCGGGCCAATTCGTTCGCGTTGAGTTAAGTGGTGCAGTACGTAAAAACGCTTTCATCGTTCCGCAACGTGCAGTGCTCGATAACGGCACGGGTAAGTTCGTTTATGTTGTAAGTAAAAACGAGCAAGGTATGGATGTCGCGTTACCTGCCCCTGTCACTGTGGGTGAATGGATCAAAAAACCAGAAAACGAGCAATACCAAAACTTTTGGTTAATTCGCAGTGGGTTAAAAGAAGGCGACCAAGTTATTGTTGATGGCATGGCGCGTATTTTCTTCCCGGGTATGCCAGTAAATGTTGGCAAGCCAGCCGCTAACTCAAGCCACGCAGAATAA
- a CDS encoding RNA polymerase sigma factor, with product MTDQTGVITAFTEISSKLRRFVSRIVSPDDVEDIVQETFIKSYEADLKQNIEYTHSYMLKTAKHLALNHIAKWDNKYKESLDEQQQVEHHMRSMALEDEVTSKERFLFFCRVTNELSPQIKKCFILKKVYGLSQKEIAAKMELSESTVEKHIAKGLLHVHRAMKSHDVQPQTFNPTTEFTAKEVNK from the coding sequence ATGACAGATCAAACTGGGGTTATCACCGCTTTTACTGAGATATCGAGCAAACTTAGGCGCTTTGTATCACGTATTGTCAGCCCTGATGATGTAGAAGATATTGTGCAAGAGACGTTTATAAAAAGTTATGAAGCTGATCTTAAACAAAATATCGAATATACTCACAGTTACATGCTGAAAACGGCTAAACATTTGGCACTAAATCACATTGCTAAATGGGACAATAAATACAAAGAATCGTTAGATGAACAACAACAGGTTGAGCATCACATGCGTTCAATGGCACTTGAAGATGAAGTGACCTCAAAAGAACGTTTTTTGTTTTTTTGCCGAGTGACTAACGAATTAAGCCCCCAAATTAAAAAATGTTTTATCTTAAAAAAAGTCTATGGCTTAAGCCAAAAGGAAATTGCAGCTAAAATGGAACTCAGCGAAAGTACTGTTGAAAAACATATAGCCAAAGGCTTATTACATGTTCACCGAGCAATGAAATCACACGACGTACAACCCCAGACATTTAACCCAACCACTGAGTTCACTGCAAAAGAGGTGAACAAATGA
- a CDS encoding FecR domain-containing protein, with the protein MSNVHPFSSKEMIQEQASQWISAIDRGLSKDEVRQLHMWAHQSTAHQEALFELATLWDEMSVLNELSSMFPYKAPQKQPAVFGMATAASFLVVMLLGCIMLIYSSYWQSEENDYAKFTKIYRTKVGEQAEFVLPDSTIVQLNTNTKLEVAYSGDRRQLILSRGEGRFNVAKDPSRPFTVIAGDKSFTALGTVFNVQRNSASDLELVVTEGKVMITDPSTQVDASDFNRLKDASDNSADIKALKANVVVSGEKALIKQSKTAPIKQLSVDDVQRDLAWQQEMLIFNGESLDEALQEVSRYTATRFELNDPELASLKVAGVFKTGDIKGLLDSLQANLGVEHQRLGEHRVSLTIAAKG; encoded by the coding sequence ATGAGTAATGTCCATCCATTTTCATCAAAAGAAATGATTCAAGAGCAGGCGAGTCAATGGATAAGTGCAATTGATCGCGGTTTATCTAAAGACGAAGTGAGACAATTGCACATGTGGGCTCATCAAAGCACAGCTCATCAAGAAGCATTGTTTGAACTTGCGACTTTATGGGATGAAATGAGCGTGCTCAATGAGTTAAGTAGTATGTTCCCTTATAAAGCACCGCAAAAACAACCTGCAGTGTTTGGTATGGCAACTGCTGCGAGCTTTTTAGTAGTGATGCTGCTTGGTTGTATTATGCTTATATATTCAAGCTACTGGCAAAGTGAAGAAAACGACTATGCTAAATTTACCAAAATTTATCGCACTAAAGTCGGCGAGCAAGCTGAATTTGTTCTGCCAGACAGCACTATTGTACAGCTCAATACCAATACTAAACTTGAAGTTGCTTACTCAGGCGATCGTCGTCAGTTGATTCTGAGCCGTGGTGAAGGGCGTTTTAATGTTGCTAAAGATCCTAGTCGTCCGTTTACCGTAATTGCTGGTGATAAATCTTTTACTGCACTTGGCACAGTATTTAATGTTCAGCGAAACTCTGCCTCAGACTTAGAGTTAGTTGTGACTGAGGGCAAAGTGATGATTACTGATCCGAGTACTCAGGTTGATGCCAGTGATTTTAATCGTTTAAAAGATGCTTCAGATAACAGCGCAGATATAAAAGCACTTAAAGCGAATGTGGTTGTATCAGGCGAGAAGGCACTAATAAAACAAAGTAAAACAGCGCCAATTAAGCAATTATCTGTTGATGACGTCCAACGCGACTTGGCATGGCAACAAGAAATGTTAATTTTTAATGGTGAGTCTCTAGACGAAGCTCTGCAAGAGGTGAGTCGTTATACAGCCACGCGTTTTGAGCTAAATGACCCAGAACTTGCCTCTTTGAAAGTAGCTGGGGTGTTTAAAACAGGCGACATTAAAGGTTTGCTTGACTCATTACAGGCCAACTTAGGTGTAGAACATCAACGTTTAGGTGAACATCGTGTTAGCTTAACGATCGCTGCAAAAGGTTAG